A single Diachasmimorpha longicaudata isolate KC_UGA_2023 chromosome 10, iyDiaLong2, whole genome shotgun sequence DNA region contains:
- the LOC135166838 gene encoding kynurenine/alpha-aminoadipate aminotransferase, mitochondrial-like — MDYSKFFARRTTFRTDNLIRRLTKIYYQNPGSVNLGSGMPNTTLFPFQNLSFTNGDKTTTLTPQELATALQYGPSPGYLPLLQKWKDFQKNRHNPLFENWGIAIVPGSQDGFYKVLDMIIEEGDPIMVQAPGYTGTIAAVHAMAPEYIGIPQDADGIIPAEIEKICSERRNNNKKLPKALCVNPIGANPTGTVLTTDRKREIYQLAKKYDFLIIEDDPYYFVHFLDSQPPSFLSMDTDGRVIRLDTFSKIISSGLRLGVVTAHTEVIDKLIVSIQNTVLHASSLSQMLLFKLLDDWTTEEFENHIKKVQTFYKSQRDVMIKCLKIHLEGLAEWTVPNAGMFIWIKLKTSHNALNLLMDKLIPNGVFMIPGSAFNYEDTPDDHHLRLCYSFSTEEEINRALEVLVRFLRENITPEDTKAGTE, encoded by the exons ATGGATTACtcgaaatttttcgcgcgGCGAACGACTTTTCGCACGGACAATCTCATCAGGCGTTTGA ccAAGATATATTATCAAAACCCTGGGTCTGTTAATCTCGGCTCGGGAATGCCCAACACCACGCTCTTcccatttcaaaatttatcattcaccAACGGCGACAAAACAACGACACTGACTCCACAAGAACTAGCGACTGCATTGCAGTATGGACCGTCTCCTGG ATATTTACCATTGCTCCAAAAGTGGAAGGACTTCCAGAAGAATCGGCACAATCCACTGTTCGAGAACTGGGGCATTGCCATCGTTCCTGGCTCGCAGGACGGATTTTATAAAGTTCTGGACATGATTATTGAAGAAGGAGATCCCATCATGGTTCAGGCACCAGGATACACTGGAACTATAGCCGCA GTCCACGCAATGGCTCCGGAATACATTGGAATCCCTCAAGACGCCGACGGGATAATTCCCGCTGAAATCGAGAAAATTTGCAGCGAACgaagaaataataacaaaaaattaccaaaa GCCCTCTGTGTGAACCCCATCGGTGCGAATCCCACAGGAACGGTCCTCACAACCGACCGGAAACGGGAGATCTATCAACTCGCGAAGAAGTACGATTTCCTGATAATCGAGGACGACCCCTATTATTTTGTGCATTTCCTGGACTCCCAGCCGCCGTCGTTCCTATCCATGGACACAGACGGGCGGGTTATCCGGCTGGACACATTCAGCAAGATCATCAGCTCCGGATTGCGCCTCGGAGTTGTCACTGCGCATACAGAAGTCATTGATAAGCTCATCGTCAGCATCCAGAACACTGTCCTCCACGCGTCCTCCTTATCGCAG ATGCTGTTGTTCAAGCTTCTGGATGACTGGACAACAGAAGAGTTTGAAAATCACATAAAGAAAGTTCAGACTTTTTACAAGTCTCAGCGGGATGTCATGATCAAGTGCTTGAAGATTCATTTGGAAG GCCTGGCAGAGTGGACGGTCCCCAATGCTGGAATGTTTATTTGGATTAAGCTCAAAACCAGTCACAATGCCCTCAACTTGTTAATGGACAAGTTGATCCCCAACGGTGTTTTCATGATTCCTGGGAGTGCGTTTAATTACGAGGACACCCCAGACGATCACCACTTGCGTTTGTGCTACAGCTTCTCCACGGAGGAGGAAATAAATCGG gcacTGGAGGTCCTGGTGCGGTTCCTACGCGAAAATATAACACCAGAGGATACTAAAGCAGGAACCGAATGA
- the LOC135166836 gene encoding lysophospholipid acyltransferase 5 yields the protein MNAETQEGSGVAQLARAMGASEPALRLIISISLGFPLAYLHRRTLYGKAPLHQHVFFLLSGVLLGIWNFGWDMSHSAISLCTTYLILLVLGSTKLAVAVTFIFNMSHLLYGYWTTSTEAYDIKWTMPHCVLTLRLIGLGWNYYDGSRDEQYLSGYQKIVSLKRLPSFLECAGFTYFPGAFLVGPQFSMRRYLDYVNGDLIESKSTGVDGLPDNIGAAIKRTGLAFTYLLIYLIGVTYVSDEFLLSEDFGNANFIKKALLLGLWARVCLYKYIGCWLLTEGVCTTFALSYNGCDENGRSKWDGCANVDLFTFENATTFNHYIQSFNMNSNQWFAEYIYKRLKYLGSRNASQFLTLLFIAIWHGFHFGYYITFFNEFVIMHFEKDIGPVLRKNDKLQAAIATPHGKVIAWSIQKVYTLVFMGHAFVPFGLLSYSHYMHVYSSVYYFGFLFFCGYPFAAPYVKRIIRGSATRPHSE from the exons ATGAATGCGGAAACTCAGGAGGGCAGTGGTGTCGCTCAGCTGGCACGCGCCATGGGAGCCTCGGAACCCGCTCTACGActcattatttcaatttcacttg gctTTCCGTTAGCTTACTTACACCGTCGCACTCTCTACGGCAAAGCACCCCTCCATCAACatgtttttttccttctcagcGGAGTTCTCCTGGGTATCTGGAATTTCG gTTGGGATATGAGCCACTCTGCTATTTCTTTATGCACAACGTACCTGATTTTACTAGTCCTTGGGAGTACCAAGCTAGCTGTTGCTGTTACCTTTATATTCAATATGTCACATTTATTGTACG GCTACTGGACAACGAGCACCGAAGCTTACGACATTAAATGGACAATGCCCCATTGCGTGTTAACCCTTCGTCTGATCGGTCTCGGCTGGAACTACTACGACGGCAGTCGAGACGAGCAATACCTCTCTGGTTATCAAAAAATAGTCTCATTAAAGCGCTTGCCATCTTTTCTGGAATGCGCTGGCTTCACGTACTTTCCTGGGGCATTCCTCGTTGGTCCTCAGTTCAGTATGAGACGATATCTCGATTACGTCAACGGGGATTTGATAGAAAGC AAATCTACGGGAGTTGATGGACTCCCGGACAATATTGGAGCTGCGATAAAACGCACAGGTTTGGCGTTCACGTACCTTCTGATTTATCTCATTGGAGTGACTTATGTGTCCGACGAATTCCTGCTGAGTGAGGACTTTGGAAATGCAAATTTTATTAAGAAAGCTTTATTGCTGGGGCTGTGGGCTCGGGTATGCCTCTACAAATACATTGGCTGCTGGCTGCTGACGGAGGGG GTATGCACCACATTTGCCCTGTCCTACAATGGTTGCGACGAAAATGGCCGATCCAAGTGGGACGGTTGCGCCAATGTTGATCTGTTCACATTCGAAAATGCTACGACATTCAACCACTACATTCAGTCCTTCAACATGAACTCAAATCAGTGGTTCGCCGAGTATATATATAAACGTCTCAAGTATCTCGGTTCACGCAACGCAAGTCAATTCCTTACTCTTCTATTTATTGCTATCTGGCATGGCTTCCATTTTGGTTACTACATTACCTTCTTCAATGAATTCGTCATTATGCACTTCGAGAAAGAC atCGGTCCAGTTCTTcgtaaaaatgacaaattgcAGGCAGCTATCGCCACTCCACATGGCAAAGTCATCGCCTGGTCAATCCAGAAGGTGTACACACTCGTCTTCATGGGCCACGCTTTCGTACCATTCGGATTACTTTCCTATTCCCACTACATGCATGTCTACTCAAGTGTTTATTACtttggatttttattcttctgtgGTTATCCATTCGCTGCGCCTTACGTGAAACGAATCATTCGAGGAAGTGCAACAAGACCGCATAGCGAATAA
- the LOC135166840 gene encoding bifunctional methylenetetrahydrofolate dehydrogenase/cyclohydrolase, mitochondrial, producing MIVLNIVRACVWQSSRKIHTTISQCDAVVISGKQIAKDIKDELKVIVDSWVASGRKPPRLSAILVGNDPASEVYIGRKVKAANSIGIRAETILLNADIKEEELIGNIKRLNADPDVDGILVQLPLPSGLNEKIACETVCPSKDVDGFHSENLGLLSTDSEGFVPATALAVRELILRSGAKTLGRNAVVIGRSKHVGLPTALLLHANGKGDTRALDMTTTICHIHTPRAELIKFANLADVLVSATGVPGLVTKDMVKPGACVIDVGITRVDTPDGKTKIVGDVDYEEVKKIAGFITPVPGGVGPMTVAMLMKNTLWAAEKNLKNKK from the exons ATGATCGTTTTGAATATTGTGAGGGCTTGTGTGTGGCAGTCATCTCGAAAAATTCACACAACAATCTCGCA ATGTGACGCGGTGGTAATCAGCGGCAAGCAAATAGCAAAAGACATAAAGGATGAACTAAAGGTAATTGTGGACTCCTGGGTGGCCTCAGGACGCAAACCCCCCCGGCTCTCCGCCATTCTAGTGGGCAATGACCCCGCCAGTGAAGTTTACATCGGGAGAAAAGTGAAAGCAGCGAATTCCATCGGAATTCGTGCAGAGACAATCCTCCTGAATGCCGACATCAAGGAGGAGGAACTTATAGGAAACATAAAAAGGCTCAATGCGGATCCGGATGTCGATGGGATTCTCGTCCAGCTGCCACTGCCCTCGGGATTGAACGAGAAAATCGCCTGCGAGACTGTCTGTCCGAGCAAAGACGTGGACGGATTTCATTCTGAGAATTTGGGATTGCTCAGCACTGACAGCGAGGGCTTTGTCCCCGCGACAGCTCTAGCTGTCCGGGAACTGATACTGAGGTCAGGGGCTAAGACCTTAGGACGTAATGCCGTTGTCATCGGGCGGTCCAAACATGTAGGATTACCCACAGCTCTTCTGCTCCATGCGAACGGAAAAG GTGACACCAGAGCCCTTGACATGACGACAACAATTTGCCACATCCACACACCTCGAGCTGAACTGATAAAATTCGCCAACTTGGCAGACGTTTTGGTTTCAGCAACGGGGGTCCCTGGTCTTGTCACTAAGGACATGGTGAAGCCTGGAGCCTGCGTGATCGACGTGGGAATCACCCGGGTGGATACCCCGGATGGAAAGACGAAAATCGTTGGAGATGTTGATTACGAGGAAGTGAAGAAAATCGCTGGATTCATTACACCTGTTCCGGGGGGTGTGGGACCAATGACTGTT